The following nucleotide sequence is from Chitinispirillum alkaliphilum.
ATCACTAATGCTTTTTTTCCACATTACCGATAGATGATATATAGGAACTCAGGAACAGTTCTGTAACACAGTTAATTACGGCAAGGAAGCCGTTTGGGTGTAGCGGTAATATCTCGTACGCAGGGGTATTATCATAAACAAGGAGGTTCTCCATGCGTATCAATCACAACATTTCTTCAATGATTACCCAGGGTACTCTTAACAAAGTTAATCGTGAAATGACCACTTCTTTAGAAAGATTGTCAACCGGACTTCGCATAAACCGGGCAAGCGATGACGCTGCGGGACTTGGTGTTTCGGAAAACCTCCGTACACAGATCAGGGGTACGGCACAGGCCAGACGTAATGCTCAGGATGGAATTGCGGCACTTACAATTGCAGAGGGTGCTGCCAATGAGATATCTGACTTGCTGCAACGTATGCGGGAGCTGGCTATTCAGTCTGCCAATGATACACTGACTGATACCGAGCGTGCTTATACCAATCAGGAGTTCCAGCAACTTATTGCTGAAATCGACCGTATTGCAGAAGTTACTAACTATAATGGTATGAAGCTGATTTCTGATACAGAAGGACAAACCACAAACACAAGATTTGGTATGGGGGATGGATCATTCCTGTGGATTGATGCAAATGCCAGTGATAGTGATAATATCAGGATCCAGATTGCCGCCTTGTCAACAGAAGGTTTAAATATCGACGAAGAAAATGTTTCTGATCAGGCAGGCTCAAGAGATGCTATTGTTGCGCTGGATGACGCTATCGACGGAGTCAACACGATGCGTGCGAATATGGGAGCTTATATAAATCGCCTTGAGCATGCTATAAACAATCTGACAATTTCAAATACAAATCAGCAGTCTGCTGAATCTTTGATACGTGATGTTGATTTTGCACACGAGAGTTCAAGATTTACCCGTAACCAGATCCTCACTCAGTCTGGTACAGCAATGCTTGCACAGGCTAACATGACACCTCAGAGTGTCCTTTCACTTATTGGCTGATAGAATATAACTGTATTGATTGTTTAAGGGAGCAAAAAAGGATTTTGCTCCCTTTCGCTTTTTAGCACAGCTGCACCACTAAATTGGCCTATCTGTATTATCATCTGACAGTATTGACAAAGGGGTGAGTTTTTTGTGACAGATAAAAACCTGGTTATTCATTCGGCGCGAAAATTTCATATCAGAAAAAATTAATCCATAAAAACTCGCCAAGTGCGATTTGTAACACATGCCAGATGTGGGCAAAATCTGAAAGTGATTTAGAATCACACCTGTGCTGCCAAGAAAATGGAAAACCGATGCAAAATCCCGCTCCCAAAAAACACTATCGTATAGATGGCAAGGGTTTTACTTGCGCAAAATACGGAATATTCTTGGATCGATTGTAGCTGCAGCTAAAAGGCCACTACTTCTCGCTCCACTAATACCGGAAGTAACTATATCAACACCGCTCATATACAGATTTTTCACTGGTGTTCGAACGCGAAGATTTGGGTTGTTGTACCTC
It contains:
- a CDS encoding Flagellin protein FlaA: MRINHNISSMITQGTLNKVNREMTTSLERLSTGLRINRASDDAAGLGVSENLRTQIRGTAQARRNAQDGIAALTIAEGAANEISDLLQRMRELAIQSANDTLTDTERAYTNQEFQQLIAEIDRIAEVTNYNGMKLISDTEGQTTNTRFGMGDGSFLWIDANASDSDNIRIQIAALSTEGLNIDEENVSDQAGSRDAIVALDDAIDGVNTMRANMGAYINRLEHAINNLTISNTNQQSAESLIRDVDFAHESSRFTRNQILTQSGTAMLAQANMTPQSVLSLIG